The following coding sequences are from one Ammospiza nelsoni isolate bAmmNel1 chromosome 5, bAmmNel1.pri, whole genome shotgun sequence window:
- the TUBA8 gene encoding tubulin alpha-8 chain — translation MRECISVHVGQAGVQIGNACWELFCLEHGIQPDGTFKDLQDRLSSDDSFTTFFNETATGKHVPRAVMVDLEPTVVDEVRAGAFRELFHPEQLITGKEDAANNYARGHYTIGKESIDMVLDRVRKLTDACSGLQGFLIFHSFGGGTGSGFTSLLMERLSVDYGKKSKLEFAIYPAPQVSTAVVEPYNSILTTHTTLEHSDCAFMVDNEAIYDICRRNLAIERPTYTNLNRLISQIVSSITASLRFDGALNVDLTEFQTNLVPYPRIHFPLVTYAPIISCERAHHEQLSVAEITNACFEPNNQMVKCDPRHGKYMACCMLYRGDVVPKDVNVAIAAIKTKRSIQFVDWCPTGFKVGINYQPPTVVPGGDLAQVQRAVCMLSNTTAIAEAWARLDHKFDLMYAKRAFVHWYVGEGMEEGEFAEAREDLAALEKDYEEVGTDSFEEENDGE, via the exons ATG CGTGAGTGCATCTCTGTCCACGTGGGCCAGGCTGGAGTGCAGATAGGAAACGCCTGCTGGGAACTCTTCTGCCTGGAGCACGGCATCCAGCCCGATGGCACCTTCAAGGACCTGCAGGACAGACTCAGCTCTGATGACTCCTTCACCACGTTTTTCAATGAAACAGCCACTGGGAAGCACGTGCCACGGGCTGTCATGGTGGACTTGGAGCCCACTGTGGTAG atgAAGTTCGGGCTGGCGCCTTCCGGGAGCTTTTTCACCCAGAACAGCTGATCACTGGAAAGGAGGATGCAGCCAATAATTATGCCCGTGGCCACTACACCATTGGCAAGGAAAGCATTGACATGGTGCTGGACCGTGTCCGTAAGCTG ACCGATGCCTGCTCTGGCCTGCAAGGATTCCTGATCTTCCACAGCTTTGGTGGCGGTACGGGCTCTGGATTCACCTCCCTGCTGATGGAACGCCTCTCTGTGGATTACGGCAAGAAGTCCAAACTGGAGTTCGCCATCTACCCAGCCCCTCAGGTCTCCACTGCCGTGGTGGAGCCCTACAACTCCATCCTGACCACGCACACCACGCTGGAGCACTCGGACTGCGCCTTCATGGTGGACAACGAGGCCATCTACGACATCTGCCGCCGCAACCTGGCCATCGAGCGCCCCACCTACACCAACCTCAACCGCCTCATCAGCCAGATCGTCTCCTCCATCACGGCCTCGCTGCGCTTCGACGGCGCCCTCAACGTGGACCTGACCGAGTTCCAGACCAACCTGGTGCCCTACCCGCGCATCCACTTCCCGCTGGTGACCTACGCGCCCATCATCTCCTGCGAGCGCGCGCACCACGAGCAGCTCTCCGTGGCCGAGATCACCAACGCCTGCTTCGAGCCCAACAACCAGATGGTCAAGTGTGACCCCAGGCACGGCAAGTACATGGCCTGCTGCATGCTCTACCGCGGGGACGTGGTGCCCAAGGATGTCAACGTGGCCATCGCTGCCATCAAGACCAAGAGAAGCATCCAGTTTGTCGACTGGTGCCCAACAGGCTTCAAG GTTGGGATCAACTACCAGCCCCCTACGGTTGTCCCTGGAGGGGACCTGGCGCAGGTGCAGCGGGCTGTGTGCATGCTGAGCAACACCACGGCCATCGCCGAGGCCTGGGCGCGGCTGGACCACAAGTTCGACCTGATGTACGCCAAGAGAGCCTTCGTGCACTGGTACGTGGGAGAAGGCATGGAGGAGGGAGAGTTTGCGGAGGCCAGGGAGgacctggctgccctggagaaGGACTATGAAGAAGTGGGAACTGACTCGTTCGAAGAAGAGAATGATGGggagtaa
- the PEX26 gene encoding peroxisome assembly protein 26, with the protein MRAEPPAWAPGPAQAAALLEEAADLLVLHRDFAAAVERCEAGCDSLGPGPGPGPGHESFAEVKCSLCVVGIQALAEMNRWREVLSWVLQYYHVPEHLPPKVLELCILLYSKVREPQVMLEVGSSWLGSQANRSLPEFGSLLELYLAQVLLPLGRFGAAEELVRGCPALDSERRLQLLGTIGDSRGRWRQEEETRPGAEEQQDPAAETLLGVLSQKLLTMLTLLRRTLRSMSNHFYLLPYKKMLLATFLLYLVVVRLDPASPTSLPFIYKLVQLFRQAWAAVLSPVHRPPIGD; encoded by the exons ATGAGGGCCGAGCCGCCCGCCTGGGCCCCGGGGCCGGCGCAGGCGGCCGCGCTGCTGGAGGAGGCGGCGGatctgctggtgctgcaccGCGACTTCGCCGCCGCCGTGGAGCGCTGCGAGGCGGGCTGCGACAGCCtgggccccggccccggccccggccccggccacGAGAG TTTTGCAGAAGTGAAATGCTCCCTTTGTGTTGTGGGGATCCAGGCGCTGGCCGAGATGAACCGGTGGAGAGAAGTTCTGTCTTGGGTCCTGCAGTACTACCATGTCCCTGAGCATCTGCCTCCAAAAGTTCTGGAGCTGTG CATCCTGCTGTACAGCAAGGTGAGAGAGCCGCAGGTGATGCTGGAGGTCggcagcagctggctgggatCCCAGGCCAACCGGAGCCTGCCCGAGTTCGGCTCGCTGCTGGAGCTGTACCTGGCGCAGGTGCTGCTGCCGCTGGGGCGCTTCGGGGCCGCGGAGGAGCTGGTGCGGGGCTGCCCCGCCTTGGACAGCGAGCGGCGCCTGCAGCTCCTCGGCACCATCGGCGACAGCCGCGGCcgctggaggcaggaggaggagacgCGCCCgggggctgaggagcagcaggacccAGCCGCAGAAACGCTTCTGG GAGTGCTGTCCCAAAAGCTCCTGACCATGCTGACGTTGCTACGTAGAACACTGAGGTCCATGTCAAACCACTTCTATTTACTTCCTTACAAGAAGATGCTCTTGGCCACTTTTTTGCTGTACCTGGTGGTGGTGAGATTAGACCCAG CTTCTCCCACGTCCCTGCCATTCATTTACAAACTGGTCCAGCTCTTCCGACAGGCTTGGGCAGCTGTGCTTTCTCCAGTCCACAGGCCTCCAATTGGAGACTGA